In Macaca mulatta isolate MMU2019108-1 chromosome 16, T2T-MMU8v2.0, whole genome shotgun sequence, the sequence CCTGGGTCAAGGGGCCCAAAGAAAGCTCAAGGAGAGGACCCAAGGTCTGGGCCCACCTGGCCTACCTTACTCAGGGGGCGGGGGCTGTGAACCAGAACCGGTGGAGGAGGGGGCGCTCCTCAGGAAAGACAGCCCCCACTCTGCATCCCGGCAGCGCCAGCAGTGCCCCAGCACCCCCGCAGCCCGCCTCTCTTCGCGCCCCGCTCCCCTCAGCCTATAAATAGCACGGGACGTGCTCGCCATGGCGATGACGCGGCTGGGCAGGCGGAGGGGAAGGAGGCAGCTCTGCCAGAGCGGTGGGCGGCGGGCGCGGCGGCGGGAGGGGTGCGGCCCCTCCGTGCTGGGCCCCGATGACAGGCGCGACTGACTCATCCCGTGGCCCCACGGGCCACGACTGTCCCCGCCGCCAGCGTTTCTGTCTCCGGCTTGGGGGACTGCGGGGGCGAGGCTGACTTCGGGTGGGTACTGAGCCCTCCCAGACCCCTGGCACGCCCGGCCTCGGAGGGCACCTCTGGGTGAGCAAGATCGGTCTCGATGGCCCTGGCGCGCAGGAGTGTGTCCGCCCTCGCGCGACTCAGGTGCAGGTGGAGGCGAAAAGTGACCGCAGACCCAAGCCGTTTCCCTCCAGCGTCCCCAGACCTCCTCCCACTTTCCTCAGGTCCCCTTTTGGCTCTCCCCAGACCCCACCCTCCTCGGGCTGCTGGAGGAAGGGGATGAGGCCTGGGACCCCTGCTATGTTGCCGCCTGCCCAGCACCCCTCCTTTCAGAGATGGAGGAATCCTTCCACCCTCAGCCTTGTCCCTCTCAGTATCCCCAGACCCCACTCCCCGCCTCCCTGCCCCTTTCCTTCCTCTGCCCCagtgagagacacagagaagatgGGTTGGGACAAGAAACATTTAATTAGGTGTCTGGGGGCTCAGCAAGGCCCCAGACCCATCATGCAGCCTCATGTACAGTGGGCATTGGGCCCGCCCCTGGGATATTGCTGGGGGGGCCTCATGGCAGCAAACAGGGCAGTGTGGCTTGAGACCCCGCTTTGCGGGGGAGAAGTGGGGCAGGGGCCTTTGGGTAGGAGGGTCTGTGTCTCTCCCACTGCATGGGAGGGTGTAACTGTGCCCAGGACGGGGGTGGCATGGGCTGGCACAATCAAGGGCATAAGAGGAGGATCTGAGCTTGGGGGAGGGAGGTTGGCACCGAGAAAAGCAGCCTGTATTAAGAGAGGGGTCCTCTCTGTGTATGCCCACCCACCCCATTTCCTGGTGGCCAAATAGAACATTCCACCTTCCTTGTCTGTCTTCCACCCGTCTTTTTCCCAGGGCTCTGTGTCCAGAACAAGGGAGCAGATAAAGCCAGCAAAGGGGCTCCTGCAGCACCTGCCCTGTCCCCTGCAGAGCCTGGAGAGAAGTGGGAGAAAGGTCAGCCCAGAGGGTTGGACTCCTGGGGCGGCCGGGCAAAGCCTGGGACAGGAATTGACAGTCACAGGCTTCCTTGGCGGGTGGTTCCTGTGTGACCAGGGGTCCTGACAGTGAAATGGGTTTGCTTTGACCAAGCATGGGCCAGGGTTTTGTTCTCAGTTGGGTTTCTGTGTGTCCAGGTAGctcttgggttttcttttctttttctctttcttttttttttttttttttgagccagagtcttgctctgttgcccaggctggagggcaatggcgcaatctcggctcactgaaacctccgcctcctgggttcaagtgattctctcttgcctcagcctctggagtagctgggattacaggcagatccgcatcatgcctggctaatttttgtacctttagtagagacggggtttcaccatgttgaccagactggtcttgaactcctgacctcaggtgatccacccacctcagcctcccaaagtgttgggattacagacgtgagcctccacacccggcCAGCTCTTGGGTTTTCTACTTGAAGGGACAGTCTCTGATTTGTCACACCTTCCAGGGACCTCAGCCTTCCCCTCCTCTGTCGGCCCAGGTTTCAAGTAATGGGAGCGATTCCTGCAAAACTTTCCTGAGAATTGACGGAATGACAGAGGTGGAGACCAGGAGGTAGACTCAGGACCTTCCTATGGCCCTGGGTCCCCTCCCCACCTAGGGTGGAGGGCCGAGGACACAAAAAGGCCTGCTCCCAAGACCCCACTTGCAAAGGAGCAGatgcacagtcacacacacatagACCCAAGAGAGGCTCTGTGGGGAGAGGGGTGTGCCAGGCATGCGCAGGGTGTGTTGGCAGGGGAAGGCTGGGAGAAGCAGCAAAGAAATTCCCCAGGAACCTTCCTTAGGGCTGGACTCAGTCCGGCAAGTGGACTGGGGTGCCTGGGAGCTGGGTGGACCTACCTGTAGCTTCCTCattccctcccaccccaccccatccctgccAAGTCCCAGAGGATCAACCCACTCAGGGCACCCCACCcaagaaataaaatcttcctCAGTACAGAAGGCTCCTAAGCCACAGTAAGTGGCActtaggagagagaaagagggaggaagggtaTGGAGTGGACAAGGGGGCCTGATCCCCTTCCTGGCCAGAAGCAAGGTCCAGGCATGGGCGAGGATGGCATCTGGGTTCCCTTGGCTCCTCTCAGATCTCGGTCAGGGCGTCGACTGGCACCAGGCCCCGCTTCTTGCCACTGCTGACGCGGATGAAGCCGTCAGCATCCTTGCTTCTGCCCACGCCCACACAGATCTGAGCCAAAGAGACATGGAGCTGAGGCCTGGCATGGCCTGCAGCCCTGGCCCTGAGTCCTGCCCATGGCCCCCAGGGGACCCACGCTGGGGGATGATGGGACCAGTGTCAGATGTGGATAGAGCCCTTTGCTGGAGTGATGGGACCAGATCCCACAAGTGTAGAGGCCTCAGCAGCAAGACCAGGACATCAGCAGATGCCAAGCAGTGCTTCAGGGCTGACCTTGGAGAGTACTGCCCTGCCTCACCCCCATCACAGAGCGGGTGGAGGGAAAAGGACTTGCCTCAAATTACACAAAAAGCCACAGCTAGCATTCAAACCTGAGCTTTAGACTCTGAATCCAGTGCTCCTGCTCTAACCCAAGCTCCCTCCAATGTCGTTCAGTCTCCTGTCTCTGTTGGTCACCAGCCCAAATTCCCCAACAGGGGCTGGCAGTAGGGCCCTGCAACGCTTTCTTTCTAACCCACTTTCCCCCCAGCTGCCAGGATCAGCCTCCTCCTAGAGAACATTTGCCCCCACACTGCAGCCTGTCTCCGccacccactccctccctccgccATAGGGCCTGGGCTGGGCCTCAGGCACTCACCTGGTTCTCCTTGAGGCTCATGTAACCCTGTTCCTTGTTCCCGGAGAAGGGTTGGCAGCAGCGCCAAACATTCTCGCCTGGCCTCACCCGCtgcacaaaattagctgggaagaAGCCAACCCGGTCGCCGATCTTGCCCTGGGGATGAGGTTGGCAATGAGCACCCGCACCACACCCCACCCCTGCTGCCCACCACTGCTTTCTCAAGACCCGGTTCCCACTCAGCGCCAATGCCATCATCCTCCAGATCTGGGGCTCTCTGTATTCCAGCCCCCACCCACGTGCCTTCTGGGCCAGGAATGGCATGAGGTGAGCAGAGGGacaaggctgaggcaaggagagtCAAAACTGAGAGGACGTCCCAAGGGTTGGTCCTAGTTTTGGCTGGGACCAGTGGTTGGAGGAGAGGTTGTCTTCGGGGCCTGGAGAGAAGGTGGGGGCAGTGCCtattgggggtgggggctgctggggtgccTACCAGGGTCCCTCCACTCCCCACCCTGCCAAGTCACCTTCCACCAGTCCTCGTTAGAGTCATCCACCAGCATGATCCGATCTCCAGGCCTGGGGAGGACAGAGCTAGGGTCTCATTTGGAGCAGGGAGTCGTGCCCCTCCCTGTCCTAGCAGCCCCTGGGCACCTCCTGGGGACCTGCAGTCCTCAGCTGggagacaggatttttttttttttttttaagatagagtctcactctgtcgcccaggctggagtgcactggcatgatcttggctcacggcaacctccgcctcccgggttcaagccattctcctgcctcagtctcccgagtaactggattacaggcacctgccaccatgcccggctaatttttgtatttttagtagagatggggttttaccatgttggccaggctggtcttggtctcctgacctcaagtgatctgccagcctcagcctcccaaagtgctgggattacaggcctgagccaccgcgccccactgGGAGAGGATTATTGATGCCCTCAGAGGACATTGTGTGACTACAGGTACAGCAGGCACTCTCTGGGCAGCCCAGGCAGAGGGCAGGAGACACGAGATTAGCATGAGTCACTCTTAGACCCTGGGCAGCTCCAGCTCCTGTTTGGGCTCAGCAGCCTCCAGCATGCAAGGAGAAGGTTCCTGAAAGCCCCCTCACACTGTGCTCCAAGGTCTAGGAGCGCAGAGCTGCCCAGCGGGGCCAGGTCACAAAGGGGACTTACTGCAGAGCCAGATCATTGTTCTCCTGGGGCAGAAACTTGTAGAGTGCGACATAGGAGTACATGGGCCCCACATCCTTCCGCAGGGCGGCTTTGGGGGGCTGCAGGAGAATCTCAGGGTCGGTGACCGGAAAGCACCACCCTCACTCCCCCCACTCTCCACTCGCTCTGAGTGTGCTACCCTGGGGGCTGCGAGAGGACACAGTGAGTCCTGGGTCAACGGCAGGGAGAAGTGAGGCCCTTGTACATGCTATGCTCACCCACCCCAAAGGGCACTGGGCCGGGCATGGAGAGGGGAGCCCCCTTCTGCCTGCTGTACCCTGAGGCTGCCTGCCTTTGGGACAGCAGAAATGGGTGCAATGGGCagtgggctggggtgggagggtaACTCCTCCTGCCCCCATGCCCTCTCATCCTGGCATTGCCCATCTCTGAGGATAAGTAAGGAAGCAGTGAATCCCCACGCACCATGCTCTTGCCCCCTATGAATCAATGACAAGGAGAAATTATACCCACTTCCCACCCTGGCCTTCCAGGCCAGTGCCCGTACAGGCTCACCTGCTGTCCAGGACTCTTCTCCTCTGGTCCTGGCCCTTCACTCTCTGCTGGGGCTGTGAATACTGGAGATGCTAGGGGCGGTAGACGGAGAGGGTGAGAGGCAGCAGGGAGCACCCTCCATTGCACCCCATTCCTGCCCCTGGTGCACACTGCCACTCACCACTgtcaccaggcccctcctcagAGCTGCGGATGCTGCCTTCCCCATCCTCGGTCAGCTCATCCCGCTCACTCtagggacagagagaggagagggctCAGCCCCCAAGCCCACTGTCATGCTCAGACACCCCTCCACAAAAGACCCCCCTTTTTGCCCACCATACCAGGCTCCTTGTCGGGGACTCAGAGGTGCTGCTGAAACTGGAGCGGTTCATCAGTGCCAGGGAGGTGCCATAGCGCAGGGTCTCATAGACAGGGTCCACCTTCCCACTGGCCCCTGCGGAACATCCACCCTCAAGGCCTGGCTCTGCCCTGAAGCCCTGTATCTCTAGTCCCAGCTCAGCATGCCCCAGGCTGAGCTCCCCAGCTGCCCCCTCACCTGTCCCTCCCAGGTCTTCCTCTTCCCAGAGATGGCTCTGGGTCTTCCCATGGTGCCCATGCAGAAACCTGGAGCATCCTTGACTCCTCGCTGTCCTCACTGCCTACAGCCACTCCACTGCCTAGTCCTCCCTCCCAGCATCCCTACAACCTGTCCACATGTCTCCATCGCCACTGCTAGCAGTCTCATTTACATTACCACACTCTCTCGGCAACTGTTGTGGCCTTtcaactggtctccctgcttccactccAGCCCCGCCaatccacacagcagccagaacaGTTTTGTAGAAACACACAAATTGCCTTTAGAAGAAAGTCCAAAAGACTACCCTAAAATGGACCCCGAAGCCTCGTACCCAtggtctcttttatttttttttgagatggagtctcgctctgctgcccaggctggagtgcaatgggacgatctcggctcactgcaacctccacctcccaggttcaagcaattctcctgtcggctgggattacaggcgcctgccaccacccccggctaattattttttgcatttttagtagagatggggttcaccatgtttgccaggctagccttgaactcctgacctcaagtgatccgtcctccttggcctcccaaagtgctgagattacaggcctgagccaccgcgcccagttgtACCCATGGTCTCTTTACAGCCCCGCTCCATCAtcctccctcagccccagccactttgccctttctttttttttctttttctttttctttctttccttttttttttttttttttttttgagacacagtcttactctattgcccaggctggagtgcagtggcgcgatctccactcactgtagcctctgtctcccgagttcaagtgattctcctgcctcagtctcctgagtagctgggattacaggtgcacgccaccatgcccagctaatttttgtatttttagtagagacggggtttcaccatgttggtcaggctggtctcaaactcctgacagtgtgatccacccacctcggcctcccaaagtgctgggattacaggtgtgagccaccatgctctgcaCTTTGCCCTTTCTTTAACTCCCTGTCCTTCCTTTCTCAGGCTTCCTTCTACCCCACACCAGTCTTTCCACATCCTAAATGGATGAACCCCTTGTGCCTCATCCTTCACATTTCTGGGAAGTCTTCCctgattttgcagatgaagacagcgagctttttcttttttttttttttttttttttttgagacggagtctcatgctgttgcccaggctggagtgcagtggcgcgatctcggctcactgcaagctccgcctcccgggttcccgccattctcctgcctcagcctcctgagtagctgggactacaggtgcccgccaccgcgccccgctaattttttgtatttttagtagagacggggtttcactgtggtctcgatctcctgaccttgtgatccgcccgcctcggcctcccaaagtgctgggattacaggcttgagccaccgcgcccggcctgagctttttcttttctcttaatttagagacagggtctcaccatgttgcctaggctggactgcaactcctgggctcaagcaatcctcctgcctcagcctcccaagtagctgggattacaggaacgagccaccacacccagctgtcaGCACACATTCTATGCTCTATTCTCTATCTTCCCCACTTAAGGCACTCATACTGATGGTGATTGATTGATGATTTGCATGACTGTCCGTTTCAGTCCTATCTCCTTTACTAGACAATAAATTCCACCTTCTTCACTACTGTGTCTCAGAGtccagcactgtgcctggcatttaGTACGTGCTTAATGAAGTGCTTGTTGAAGGAATgatgactaaatgaatgaatgaaccccAAATTCAGGACAGGAGCATCCAGAGAAGGGAAATGGTAGGAGAGCCAAGAACTGTCTGTGCCAACGTGACTCACGTACCCATctcagaaatgtttatttcttttctttttttttttttttaagatggagtctcgctctgtagcccaggctggagtgcagtggcgtaatcttggctcactgcaacctccacctcctgggttcaagcaattctcctgcctcagcctcccgagtagctgggaccacagatgcccatcaccccgcccagctaattttttgtatttttagtagagatggggtttcaccgtgttggccaggatgatcagGGATGTTGATTTCTCATCACACCACAGTGGGAGCAGGGACAGCGGCCAGGGCAGTGACAGTGGCACTCACCAGTGGGTGGGGACTCTTTGCTTGTGGCACAGGCTGGTGGCGGCTCATGTACCAGGAGAGGGGAGCTGAAGTTGCGGCGGAAGGAGGTGGACTATGGCAAGAGAGGTCACAGAGGGTTTGAGGAGGTCATGGCCCATGGAGAACTTGGTCCTTCCCAAGCCCAGGGCCCACCCCACAGGAAGGAGCAGCCCCTAGGGAGACTCATTCCCCCATGTGACAGTACTGGCAGCACTCAGTTGGCCATCTCTGCTTGGGTCCCCGCTCACCGTCTTCCCTGGGCATTGCTGGTGGGAGATCTCCTCAGAGCACCAGAGGTGGACGCTGACTTTGCACGTCTTACATCGCAAGCCCTGCTTGGAGTTTCCTAGGAAAAATTTGGGTTCAACAATTGAGGACACCCCCATGGGCAAAGGGCAAAGGAGGGGCACGTTATGGCACGAGGAGAGCAAGGGTTGGGCATTCTCGTGCCAGCATTGAGGCTCAGCACCTACCCCTCACACAGTTAGAGTATGAGGGAGCACGGAAGCCAGAGTCATTAGTAAATGCAGCAGTGACACTGAGTATAGCGCCACGCCTGGCGGTGCTCCTTTCTCCGCCTGGGGTAAGAGGCACAGTTAGGggtgggtgcaatggctcacgcctgtaatcccagcactttgggaggctgaggcggatggattgcttgagcccagggtttgaccagcctgagcaacatggcacaaccctatctctacaaataaaatttaaaattagctgggcggccgggcgcggtggctcaagcctgtaatcccagcactttgggaggccgagacgggtggatcacgaggtcaggagatcgagaccatcctggctaacacggtgaaaccccgtctctactaaaaaatacaaaaaactagccgggcgaggtggtgggcgcctgtagtcccagctactcaggaggctgaggcaggagaatggcgtaaacccgggaggtggagcttgcagtgagctgagatccggccactgcaccccagcctgggcgacagagcaagactccgtctcaaaaaataataataataataaaaaataaaattagctgggcatggtagtatgtgcctgtagtcccagctactccagaggctgaggcaggaggatcccttgaaccagggaggtggaggttgcagtgaaccaagatcgcgtcactgcactccagcctgggagacagagcaagactctgtctcaaaaaaaaaaaaataaaataaaaataaaagaggcacAGTTAGTATTGGGGCCCCTGAACAGCAAGAACCCAATAATATATTGGGCAGCAACATGGGCCCACTCCCCAGCACCCACGCCGTCCCCTCCCTTAGGCCGCCTCAGTGCCCAGGCACCTACCGACAATGAGCTGATGGCACAGCTCACAAGGGCTGGCTCGCTTGAAGACATGTTCCTGGAAGCTGTGCAGCCTCACTGGTTTGAGCGCTGCCAGGGGGCGTGGGACTGGGCATGGGGAGGGGGATGGGGTGGGCAGGCCCCTGTCCGAGGctgtgggtggtggggagggagggggcagtGGGGTTGGGGGTGTCAGCAGCACCTCGGTGGGGCACTTGAGCTCAGAGCCCGAGCGAAGGAAGAAGTTCTCCACGCTCTTACTTCGGAGGATGGTCTTGAGGGAGAGGGAACGCTTGAATCGCTGGAGCTGAGAAGAAGAGGGAGCTGTGAGTGGGAGCCTAGAGGGGGCTGGCCACGGTGGGCTTCCCCTCAGGGTGTCTCTGGAGGTAggggcggcagcagcagcagcatgggGGCTAAGGGCCGAGCGAAATGAAACAGGGAGAGAGAGGCTCCCCAGGTCCTGACAATGCTTCGCAATCTCAGGTGCCACAAGAGCCTGGTGGGTGACCTCCGCGGAGAAAGGAGTTCTGGCCGGGCAATCAagagtggtggggactgtggcagACTGGATGGCCAGGGAGTAACTGCAGACCTCCTCAAGCCAATTAAGGCTTGTCTATAAGGCCAGCCCAGTGTTGCcaggttttctaatttttcaaaagaaatatagaCTTTTATGTGAAATTGGATAGAAACAAGTTTAAGAGGTTTAGTTCCATTTTTCCTTGAAGAAATGGTAGTATACTATATTTCCTGTGCCTTGTTTTTTTTCATAAACAGTAAATCTTGGAAATCATTCCATACCCATACATAAATAGattcatcattcttttttatagctacaAAGTATTTTGTTGCATGGGTGTACCATTTactcaagtttaaaaaaaaaaataggcgtggtgtggtggctcctgcctataatctcaacactctgggaggctgaggccggagggaatcccttgagccaaggagttggagaccagcctgggcaacatagtagcCACCTGTGTTCTCGAACAGGCTGGTGGGGGGTGAGGAGTGGTCGTCCCAGACCCTCATCCTTGGGACTGATTCTCCCCCGAGAACGTCTCTCTAGCCCTCCCCTCCCATTGATTCATCACCTCACAGCCCTTAGTTCAGGCCCTTATGCCCCAGCCTGCTTCAAGGCCAcagcctcccctcccaccccctgcttCCACCTGCCCTCCATACAGCTGTTGCGGGGTGATACCTTCCTGGCTCCTCAGGACAGCGTCCAAGGCTCTCGCCCCAGCCGTGAGGCTCTCCTTGCAACTTAGCCAAACCTATCCTTCCAACCTGTGCCTTTACAGCCCAGAAATGAGGATTCTCGAACTCATGCATGCTTTTATGCCTCTGAGCTTTTGACGTGTTTGTCCTCTTCTCTGCCTCACTCAGTCCATACCCTCTTTATCCTGCCAATGTGCTTCCACTGGCCCTTCCTCCTCCGGGAAACTGTCTTCTGCAGGAATTCTCCTCATGACCCACTCCCTCCGCTGGTGTCCGCTGCATCCGGCCCAGCGTCCACCACAGCCTCCGCTCAGGTGATGCTTGTTATTTTTCTCACTCCCCCAGGAGATTGTGAGCCCCTTGAGGATGGGCACAGTTGCTGGCTTCAAATCCCCACGCAGGCtctcagcacatagtaggtgctcagtcaGCGGCCTTTGGTGAATACATAAGGCAGCTGCTGGACTCTCCATGGACCCTGCGTTCTGGAGGGCAGGGTCGATTCTGCAGTGAGGCCAGAGCTATCTCCACCTCTCACTCAAACACACCCTACTGAGTCTTCCCAGAGAGAGGTCTGGAAACCTCTTGACCCAGAGCCTTGGCCGTCTGTCTCCCTTCCCGTTGAGGGCCGCCTTACGCCTGCCCACTCCTTTCTACCAGAGACAGAAACAGGGGCCAGCAGCCTGGCTCCAGGCAGAGGGACTTGGCCAGGGTTCCCAGCTGGCACGCTGGGCAGCCTGTGTGCCATGGCTGCCTGCCTGGCCACCCTGCCAAGGGGATGGAAGTGGTGGCCCCTCCAGCCTCCGGGAGGCCAGCAGGCAGCAAGACAGAGGGGGAAGCAGAGGGGATGTTTGGGCACAAGGCAGGCTCTGGTGTGCCAGCTGGGAGGCCAAAGCCCTGGGGTGTCTGGCACACTGAAGTGCTCAATGCCTTCCAAACCCAGCTTCCTGGATAGCACTGTGGGCTTCTTTGTGTATCTGTGAGAAGCAAGGCTCCGGGCCCCAGATGCCTGGGCCTTGGAGCAGAGGTGGAAGGCTGGAGAGACAATTAATGAGAACACAAAACCCAGCCCAGGTCAGGCTCTGGGCCAGCCAGGGCTGAGTGTGGCTCTGGGGGCTCAGATGGGCCCCTAGAGGCAGGTGAACCATCCACCGTTCTGTCCAGGGACCTCAGGCACGGAGCACACAGGGTCACTGGAGGAtgtgctggggctgggggcaAAACTAAACCTGCTACCTGAAGGAAAATCACCTCACttcttctctctgagcctcagtttccccacctccAAGAGGGAAGActagatactctttttttttttggatggagtctcactctgtcacccaggctggagtgcaatggtatgatctccgctcactgcaaactccgcctcccgggttcaagccattctcttgcctcagcctccccagtagttgggactacaggcgcgtgctgccatacccaactaattttgtatttttagtagagatggggtttcaccatgttggccaggctggtctcaaactcctgacctcacgtgatctgcccaccttggcctcccaaagtgctgggattacaggcgtgagccactgtgccagaccgGGAAGACTAGatactctctttattttttttatttttttgagatggagtctcgctctgttgcctacactggagtgcagtggcgcagtttcggctcactgtaacctccacttcccaggttcaagcgattctcctgcctcagcctcccaagtaactgggattacaggcacctgtcaccatacccggctaattttttgtatttttattagtagagatggggtttcaccatattggccaggctggtcttgaactcctgacctcgtgatccacccacctcggcctcccaaagtgctgggattacaggcatgagccactgtgccggccaaGACGAGATACTCTCTAAGCAATACAAGGCTCTAGGTCCAAATATCCCCAGAAACTTACAACTCTGAGGGGCTGTTGTGGTCAGAACACTGGAATTGAGCTAGCACTTTATATGCAGCGTCTCATTAATCCTGATGCTGCCCTTGGAGGTAGTGATAATTACTGTCccacttttcagatgaggaactgaggctcaTAAGGGTTCAATTACCTACCCAGGAGTCCTCAGCTGGTAAacagcagagccaggacttgaaccgGCAGCTCCGGCTGCTGAGCCCAAAGCACCAGGAGCATCCTGCTGCACTGGGCCCTGCCTGGGCCCTCACCCTCGCCTCTCAGCTGTGCCAGGAGCTTGTCCATCAGGTCAATCAGAGTTTAGGGTGAGAAGGGACCTGGAAGACTGGTCACCTAGAGCAGACCCCAACTTATCACCCTGAGATGCCCTGGCCACGTCCCCTCTCAAGAGTTGGTCACCTCTTGTGATGGGAAGCAAGTTTTCTCTTGGGACAGTCATTCCATCTTTGGGCAGCTCCAATCGCTGGAAAGTGCTTCCCTATATAGAGCTGAAACCTGCCTCCCGGGGATTTTCGCCTATCAGCCCTGTTCCTCCCTTGGCTCCAGAAAGGGCTACTTTCTCTCATACACTTCAgcccttcaaatatttgaagacatcaTCTATCATGTTCCCCCCATCCCCAGGCACTTGTTTCCATAGTAATCATCATTGGAGGAGGTTCCAAGTCTCCCTACCCTTCAGGCTGTATCCTTTCCTGGTGCCCCCTGGTCTCAGTGCCAAGAGCCACCTCTGCTGGGTACCAGAGGCCTCTGGAACAGAATGTTCCAGGGTACCAGGGCAGCCCCGACTCTGCCGGCCGATTCCCTGGCTTGGCTGTGAGCCCCAGATCCTGGGGGGGGGGCGGTGGAGAAGCGGGAAGGAATGACAT encodes:
- the STAC2 gene encoding SH3 and cysteine-rich domain-containing protein 2 is translated as MTEMSEKENEPDDAATHSPPGTVSALQETKLQRFKRSLSLKTILRSKSVENFFLRSGSELKCPTEVLLTPPTPLPPPSPPPTASDRGLPTPSPSPCPVPRPLAALKPVRLHSFQEHVFKRASPCELCHQLIVGNSKQGLRCKTCKVSVHLWCSEEISHQQCPGKTSTSFRRNFSSPLLVHEPPPACATSKESPPTGASGKVDPVYETLRYGTSLALMNRSSFSSTSESPTRSLSERDELTEDGEGSIRSSEEGPGDSASPVFTAPAESEGPGPEEKSPGQQPPKAALRKDVGPMYSYVALYKFLPQENNDLALQPGDRIMLVDDSNEDWWKGKIGDRVGFFPANFVQRVRPGENVWRCCQPFSGNKEQGYMSLKENQICVGVGRSKDADGFIRVSSGKKRGLVPVDALTEI